Sequence from the Verrucomicrobiota bacterium genome:
CGTGACGACTTGGTCTCCGGTCTTGCTGGCATAAGCGAAGGCCGCGACGGTGTTGGTCACGCTGGCGGTGCACGTGAAGTTGGTCACGCGGACCAGCGAGTCGTCGAAGATGGCAAAGACGTTCTGCGCCGCGAAATACGCCGGCTTGGCGTAGGCGACGGTCTGATTCGCGCGCGAGGCGAGCAGCCCTTTGTAGTTCATGTCCAGCTTCCCGCCCCAGTGGTAGTGCAGGTCAATCATTGTGAACAGGTTGACCGGCACATCCTTTCCGTGATGGGCGAGCATCCGGCGAAGATTCCACTTCGTCTGGATAGTTTCGGTCATGGGTAGTTTCTTCAGCGCAAAGTTTTCCTGAAACTTGGAGGTCGCGCCCGTCTCGCCCTGGCGCACGGTGATCGGATGGCCATGCTGCGCGATGATCGCGCGAAGTTGGTCAATGTTGCGGGTGTCGTCAGGATTGTTCGGATAAGTCAGGATTGTTCGGATAACTATGCACCGTAATGGCATTAATGAGCGACAACTTCTCGCGCTGGTGGACTCGCAGGAGGAACGACTCCGCGTAGGGAACCTTGTGGGCCAGAGCCAGCGCATAGATGCGCGCCTTGGGTTGCTCGCCCCGAATGACCTCCGCCGTGCGGATGAAGAATTCCGCATAATCCTCGGCCGGACTCGGACCGAGATCCGGTTCATTCCAAACTTCCCACTCATTCACGCGGTCCTGATAGCGACGCACCACGGTGCGAACCCAGGTGTCCCAGGCGGTGAGTGCCTGGGGCGATTTCGGAAGTGCGCCGCCCAACCCGGTGCCGCCGCCGTCCGGGTACAGCTTATTGCCATAGGAAACTTCCAGCCATGGTTGCACCCCTTGTGATACGGCATCATTGACGACCTCATCGAGCCATGTGAAGTCATAGGCGCCCGGCTTCGTCTCGCACTTGGCCCAGCCGGCCTGCAAGCGGATCGCCTTCGCCCCGAGCGGTCCGAGGAATGCCTTGTAGTTCGCATAGACACCAAAATCGCGGTCGAGCGTCTCCCCGCCGATGGACCAACTGGACGAGGCGATGTCCTTCGCGGCGCGGGGTTTGATTTTACCCAAGAGCTGAAACCCCGGAGCGGGAGCGTGCGTTGTTTGAGCCTCTCCCGCCGTGCAACTGACAGATAGCAAAGCGAGAATCAGCCAGATTATAGATTTTGCGGTGTTCATACTAAAGGCTGTTTAGGGGATGGCGGCGCGCAGGCGCAGCAGCAGCACCCCGTGACGGGGTACGGTGGCCTTGAACTGGCTGTCGTGCACGCCGAGATCACGCTGACGCCACAGGTCCCGAAGGTTCTGCCGGCCATTCAGACCGAGGTCCTTCCACTGAACCGTCAGGTCGGCAGCGATCTCGCCGCGATTGCATAAGCCCACGGCCTGGCTGCCGTCTTCCAGATTTTTGATCATCAGGAATGTCTCTGGCGTCAAGGGGACAACCCGGGCGGATTCGCCGAGCGGGTCCTGGTTGACCTCAATGACTTCCGGGTTGCAGAGCACATTCAGCGTGAACGCGTCGATCCTGCTCATGTCGCCACTATAGAAAAGCGGCGAGGCCATCAGGCACCACAATGACATAAAGGAATACTGCTCGGTCGGCGTCAATGGGCAGGGCTTTAGTTCGCCACCCGTGCGGGCATCGCCGATGCGGCCAATTTGAATGTAGTCCGGATCATTCCATGCGCCCGGCTTGGACCATTGGCGATACGCCGCATTTTTCAACGCCACCGCAAAGATGCGGTTCAATTCGGCGCCCAAGTCATCCGCGGTCCGCCACGAATGACCGCCGACCTCCGCTCCCCATTCCCAAACGTTGCCCATGCCGTACTGGCACAGGTTAAAGACGATGTCGCGTTGCTGCTGCCGCAGGCAGTCGCCCATCAACTGAAAAGGTTTCTTCAGCGCCGCCAGGCTCTTATCCTCTTTGGCGATGGTTTTATAGGAGCACCAATCGTATTTCAGGAAATCAAAACCCCACGAGGCGAACTGTCGGGCGTCCAGCGCTTCGTGCTCGTAGCTGCCCGCGTAACCCGCGCAGGTGAGCGGGCCGGGCGAACTATAGATGCCAGCCTTGAGCCCTTTGGCATGGATGTAATCGGTCATCGCCCGCAGGTCGGGGAAATGTTTATTGGGAACCAGATTTCCCTGCATGTCGCGCAGCGGCCCGAGCCGGAGCGGGTCGGGCTTTCGCTTGGCGTCGGGCGACGCATTCATCCAGCAATCGTCAATATTGACGTAACTGTATCCCACATCGGCCATGCCGGTCTTGACCATGACATCGGCGGCCTCGCGCATCATGGCGTCAGTAACCCGATTATAGTGCGCATACCAGTGATTCCAGCCCATGGGCGGCGTCAATGCCAGCGTATCGCCGCTGATGATCTTGAACGGGCGCGAGGTCTCTCCAGCCCCGTTCCGGGCGCGCACGGTTAGCGTGTACGAACCGCGTTGGGGAGCGGAGCCGGTGATAATCCCGCTGACAGCATCCAGTTGGAGACCGGCAGGCAGGCTTTCGGCTGAGAACTGCATGGGCCGATCACCGGTCGTTGGGATCCGGTAAATGAAGGGATTTCCCGGGCGGCAACCGTACACCTTTGGACCATTGATGCGAGGTTCGCGGGGTGGTTTTGGAGTGAGCATGACCGCCTCCTCGTGTGGTGCGGCGACCGTATGCGGTTTGTCACCGTTGATGAGGAAGCGGGCGTCGGCCCAGTCGGCATGATTAAACGGGTGGCTTTCGTCAGCATGGTCCGTCATCAGCAACAGTGAGCGGACACCTTTCAGGTCGAGGTTCACGGCCTTGGCTGGCGTACCGTGTTTCATCACACCTGACTCCCAGAGCTTCCTGCCATCGCCGTAAATGGCGAAGGTAACCGCTGCTGCCGGATTTCCCGCTGCGTCATCCACACCAACGGAGGCGGCGAATTCCTCCGCCTGTCCGTCCAACTCCACCCAGAGCGTGGTGGTGGCGCGGGTGCCGATCCCGCGTTCAAACTTCTGGCCGCCGATCATCAGCGGCTTCCCGCTGAAGGAGCGATCCGCCGCCGGTTTTCTCCATCCCTCGACGTGCAGGTGGCTGAGATCAAGCTCGGTCAGCCAGTTGGTCTGCGCGGCAACGGCACTCCACCCACCCATCGCCAACCCAGCCATTGCCAGGAATAGCCGTTTGAGTTTAGCGCCTGCCAGTGCCGCCATTTGTATGAAATTACGCTGGGTGGTGTTCATTTTTATCAGGCCTTGTTGGTTGGTGTGAGTTCGGCATCGGTGAGCAGGTAGAGCTTGGTGACACCGGGTTGGTGAGGAATCTGGGCGATTCCGTTTTTCACGGGTACTGCACCGCCGTCGAAGAGTTCTTCGAGCTGGCAGGGTTTGCGCAATGGCAAGGTGATGGCAGGGGCGGCATCAGTCTGCATGTGAATACCGAGCAGACGGCTGTTGATGTAAACAGGGTCACGACCTTCGTAGTAGATGTGGACGCCGGCGGCGCGCGCGATTTCGCGGTAGAGCGCGGAGGGAAGGCCGCCGACTGCGCTATAGATTGATGTGTGGGAGTCAGATTTCTTTACTGCCAGCGCTGGCGCGCCGTTGGAATCGTACACGCCGCACGTCTGCGCCACCGCATCCCGCACTTCAAAGAGGGGCGTGGTTTCCAGCAGACCCTTGCTGCGCATGTCGAACGTCTGGTCGCGCGGGGTGCTGGAGTTCTGCCCCGGCGTGAACCCGAAACGCACGGCGGAACCGATCCGGGTGAACAGGCCTTCGGGCCGCACCGTGACCGCGCTCCCCCCTTCCGCTCGACGGGCCACTTTGATTCCCGTGATATCGGAAATTGCATCCACCGAGAATCCGTCTTTCTGAATGTAGTTCGGAGCATAAATCCACAGCAGGGTCCGCCCGTTGCGCTGGACCTTCGACCGGAGGAACGCCCGCTTCGCCTCGGGAACCACGAAAGGATTCAGGAAGATGCACAGTTTGTAGCGTTCCCACGGCATGCGCGGGTGGTCGAGGTCCGAGAAGTTGTAGATGTCGTAGGGCGCGCCGATGCGGGCCAGTTCGTCGGGCGGCTGCACCAGCAGGTCGTCCGCGACGCTGGAACGCGCGTTGATGTGATACATGGACGGCACGTCGCCGAACACCGCGATCTGCGCGACCGACCGCATCGGCACGTCGCGCAGCCGGCCCTGCGCCTTCACCAACTCGGCGACCATGGCCATCATCTCCGGACTGGCGTAGTTGCCACCGAGGAAGTCGAACCACCACAGGGCGGTGCGCTTGACGCGCGTCAGGGCGAACTCCCGCCGCAACACCTGGCGCGAAGCGAACGCGTCGGGCAGTTTGGTGTTTCCCCCTGGGATCTTGCGGCCGTTCTCGACGGTATCGCGGGCGATGTGGGTGGTGTGGTCAACCTCTTGAAACACCAGTTTGCCGTGTAGGTCGAGCGAGTCCACCGTGAGCAGGTAGCCGCTCGCGCCCTCCAGGCTGCGCGGCTTCCCATACTTCGCCGGCGCGTAGATCATGTCGAGGTCCGGACAGCTCCAGACGCGCTCGTAGCCCAGGTGCCCCTCCTGCAGCAGCCGCTCGCTGTTGAGCTGCGTCAGATAGCCGTAGAAGAGGCCGAGCAGTTTGCGGTGCTGCAGCACCTCCTGCGCTTTGCCGGCGAAGTAGAGGATGGCGTCGCCGATGATCTCGTGATGGAACCGCCAGTAGCGCAGGGCCTCGGCGTCCGCGACCGGATCGCGGAAGATGCCGTGGGAGGTGCGCTGCAGCACGTCCAGCGGCGGCATCGTTGCCGTGGGGTCGCCGGTGAACTTGCGGAAGGCCGCCGTCTTGATCGGGTGCTGGCGGATCAGCGCCTCCGGCCGGCCGCGTCCCTGCGAGTTCGTGTACCACTCCGTCGAGGAACCGCAAAGCAAACTGTAGGCGAACACGCGGTCGCCGTAGCGCGCTTCGATCTGGCGCAGGAAGGCCTGAAGCGAGGCGGCTGTGTCCGTCCGCCAGGGTCCGTGGCCCGCCGTCTCGACCAGGTTCCAGTAACTGTTCGAACACTCCGGGTGGGCGGCCAGGTACCAGTCGCGGGTGTCGAGTTGCACAGCGATGTTGTAGTACGCGCCCGGAGCGTTGGCCTCGAACAACTCCATCTGCGCGTCGAAGGCCTTCCAGTCGAACTGCTCCGGGCCGGTCCAGACCTCTCCGAACAGGGAGTACGGCACGTCCAGCGTGCACAGCATGCCGGTGTGCGTGACGTTGGCCAGCCGAAGGCCGGTGCCAGCGAAGCCGCGAATCAGCTCGGGCGTGGGGCGGTACGAGCGGTAGGCCAGCGGATCGAAGATCTGGCCATTGATCTCGATCTTGAGCACGCCGCCCTGGGAAACAATTTTAGCCCGCAAGCCGCGCGGTGTGGCGGCAGCGGTAGGCAAAGGCAAACCATTGGCGAGAGCCATGGTGCTGAGACTCGCACCGGCGGCCGTCAGCATGAAATCGCGGCGTGAGGTGTTTTTCATGCTTATTTCAAAAGGATTTTCTCCATATTGCCGAGGGTTTCGTAGCCTGAGGTAATGGCTTCCTCGCCGGGCTCCAAGCCTTCCAGAACTTCGTAGAAAGCGGGATTCTGGCGGCCGATCCTGATATTACGCTTAATGGCAATCTGGGTCTGCGGATTGACGACATAAATCCATTGGCCACCGGTGGAGGAATAGAATCCGCCGCGCGGAATCAGGATGGCGGTTTGGGATTGCCCGAGTTCGAGTCGAATGCGAGAAGTTTGACCGATACGAATTTCGGGAGGAACCTTACCGCTAAAGACGAGGTTCACGGAGAATTTCCCGCTTTTAACTTCCGGATATATTTTGGAAACGGCGGCGGGATACTCCTGCCCTGAAAATTCGCACGACGCCTGCAGCTTCAGTTTCACCCGGGAGATGAAATGCTCATCCACATCGGCCCGGAGCTTATAGGCATCCAGAATGTTAATGGTGCCGATCGGGGCGCCATAGGCAATGACCTGACCCAACTCGGGATTCAGGGTGGCCAGTTCACCGTCCACGGGGGCTTTGATGGTTAATTTGTCCAGGCGCGAGCGGTTGATGGCCAGGTTTCGCTGCATGCTTTCCACCGATTCCTCCGAGGCCGTAATGCGCGCGGTCATGGAGTTGGAATCCAGCACGCTTTTTATCGCCAATAACTCATAGAGTTTCTGTTTCCGGTCGTAGTTTTCCCTGGTGGTTTGCCGATCATCCTGGGAAATGATTTGAGTCTGGACCAACTGTTCATTATTGGTTACATCCCGTCCGAGCTTGCAGAGGTCATAATAATACTGCACGAGTTGGGATTGGTTGTTGTAGAGTTGATTCTCCATCGTCACGCGCAGCGACTTCAGATCGTTGACGGCCCGGGCAACTTCAGTTTCGTAACTGGAGATTTCCAGCAGCAATTTGTCGTTGGTGATCCGCAGGATCGGGTCGCCTTTCTTCACCGCAGCGCCTTCACGGATAAAGATTTCCTCCACCCGACCACCCTCGGTCGCATCCAGGAAGACAGTCTGAATGGGTTCCACGGCACCCAGAACGGCGATCTCATCCTGGAAGATGTCCTTTTTGACTTTCGCGCGAGTGATTTTGGTCTGGTCAACCTGGACCTGGGAACCAACGTTTTGGTGCAAACAGTAAAAAAGGACTGCAAGCAGGGCTGTTCCTGCGATCGCATAGCGGATCAGCCGCTTTTTCCGTTTGATACCCGGATCAATGGGTTTGTCCATAAGTTTAACGCTTTGCACTGGTTTGCATTTTACTCATAACGCAGAGCTTCCACTGGATTTCGGGTGGCGGCGGCATAGGCCTGGTAGAAAACGGTTGCCATGGCGATCAGCAGCGCAGCCAGCCCAGCGGTTGCAAACGTCAGCCAAGACAGATTAGTACGATAGGCGAAATTTTGAAGCCAATTATTCATGACCAGATATGCGATGGGACAGGCGATCACAAAGGCAACCGCGACCCATTTGGCGAATTCGCCAGTCAGCATCAGGATGATCTCTCCGGCCGTCGCTCCGTTGACTTTGCGAATGCCGATTTCCTTGGTTCGCTTCTGGATCGAATGGGCAGCCAGGCCATACAATCCGAGGCAGGCGATGAACACGGCCAGCAGGGTGAACAGGGTGAAGAGGGTGCCAAACTGCCGGTCGCTCCGGTATTGCTGGTCAAAGGCCTCGTCGAGGAAACGGTATTCAAAGGTGTCCAACGGGTAGATTTCTTTCCAGATGCCACGGATGGCCTCGACCGTGGCGTGGATGTCCTGGGATTTGAACTTGATGGCATAATAACCAACGTCATACAGCCACTTGTAACCGCAGTAATAGACTACGGGCCGGATTTCTTTTCGCAGCGACTCCTGATGGTAATCATTCACCACCCCGACAATTTGAAACTGCTTGGTGCCAATCCAGATGAAGGAGTCCACTGCTGTTCGAGCCTCCGCAAACCCCAGTTGCTTGACCGCCGCCTCATTCACGATGATCGTAGCGGCTTCCGCTGCGGTGTTGTCCGAAAAGTTCCGTCCCGCCCGGAGCGTGAGCTTGAAGGTCGGGATGAAATCATGGTCCACGTAAGCATAGGTGTAATTGTTCTTGGTATCCGGCAGGTCGTTGGCTTTCCGGATATCCTGACGCTGCCAAATGATTTCCTTGCCCGGCAGGGCGGAAGCCGTGGTTATGGCTTCGACTTCAGGCAGGGCGCGGACTTTGTTTTTGTAAGTTTGCAGCGAGGTGATCCGTTTCGCAGTGCCGATGTCGTTCATGGAGGAATACGTGACCAGGGTGCGTTCAATATTAATACCCAGCGCCTGATTGCGCATGAAGTTGATTTGCCGGTAGATGGTGATGACGCCGATGATCAGGATGATGGAAACCGCAAACTGACAAACCACCAGGAGCTTGCGAGGGTCCAGCTTATGGACTGAGAATTTATGTTTTGGTTTAAAGAGCAGCATGGTGTCATAGGACGACTGAATAAAGGCGGGGTAAAAGCCTGAGAGGATAATCCCAGCGAAAAAGACACCGGCGGCGACCACCAGGAAGCCGGGATCGAGGACCAGGGTGCTCAACGCCACTTTGCGTTCCAATAGGCCAAAGACCGCCCGAGAGAGGGCGGCTACCAGGAGCACGGCCAGGCTGGCGCTCAGCACATTTATTACCCCGTACTCGACCAAATGCTGCACGATCAACTCCCGCCGGGACGCGCCGGCGACCTTGCGGATGGCCATTTCCCGGGCGCGCTCCAGTGACCGGGCCAGGGTCAGATTGATGAAGTTGATCCAGGCGATCACCAGGATGACCAGGCCGAGGATGCCGGTGGCCAACACGGACCGGTAATCGCCGTTGGCCACGACTTCCCCCGTGCGGTTGGAGTGCAAATGAATGTCGCGCACTGGCTGCAGGAAGAAGTCAATGCGGGTGCCATCCTGCGTGACCTTTTTCAGGTAATCGGTTTTGAGTTGGTTGATCTTTTCCTCGACGTGGCGGGCATCGGAATTCGGACGAAGCAGCAGATAGGCAAAATGTCCCTGGCTGCCGAAGTCCCAATCGGTCACGGGTTTCATAACGCGGAACTTCTCCTCATCCTGGGCGTCGGCACGACCGCGCGGGCCACCGCGTTTGGAAAAATAATAGAAGTAGGTTTTGCGGGAAAGCAGCAGGTCGAACGCCAAGTGGGTATTTGGCGGGAGATCCTTGAAGACGCCGGTGACTTCGAACTCCCAGCTCTCGTTGACCTTGAACCATTTTCCGATGGCCTGGGCAGTTCCGAAGAGCTTGATGGCAGCGGATTCCGAAAGGATGGCGGAGTGCAAATCGGTCAGCGGATTCGCCGCCTTTTTGACCACAAACGGGAATTGGAAGACCTCGAAGAACGAGTCCTCGGCCCCGAACATGGAGATGTCCTGGATGCGGTTTTCCGGGGTTGAAACGGAGATAATATCCCGGAAAATCTCCGTCCCCCCCGCCACCTCTGGCAGCTTATCCTTCAGTGTGCGCCCCATGTTGTAGAAGGCCCGGGCGCTTTTGAAGCTCAGGGCGCCATTCTGATACCGGTCATGGACGACACGGTAGATTTGGGCGGATTGCCCCCAGAAGGTATCGTAGTGCGTTTCGTAATGGACATAGATAAAGATGAACACGCAGGCCGTCATGGCCAGCGCTAGGCCCAGGATATTGATGAGGGAAAAAGACTTGTGCTTCCGCAGGTTGCGGCTCGTCACGGTGAGGTAATGGTGAAGCATAATGTCGAGCTTCAAAAGGGTTTCTCGACGCTCCCGGTGGCAATCTGGCCATCGAACAACTGGACGATGCGGTGTGCCCGCTTGGAATCCGTAGGCGAATGGGTGACCATGACAATGGTCGTGCCCTCGGCATTCAGCTTGGCGAGCAAGTGCATGACCTCGTGTCCGTGGGCGGAATCCAGATTGCCAGTGGGTTCGTCGGCCAGGATCAACTTCGGGCCCGCCACCACCGCCCGGGCGATGGCCACACGCTGCTGCTGGCCGCCGGACAACTGCTGTGGGAAATGGGAGCGGCGGGCGGTGATGCCCAACCGCTCCATGACCGCGTCCACCTTCTGTTTGCGCTCGGTCGCCGCAGCTTTCAGGTAGAGCAAGGGCAATTCGATGTTTTCAGACACGGTCAGTTCGTCAATCAGGTTGAAACTCTGGAAGACGAAGCCGATTTTGCCTTTGCGGAGGTAGGTGCGTTCGCTTTCCTTCAGCCGGGCCACATCGGTTCCGTCGAAGAGATAATTGCCATCGGTGGGATTATCCAGCAGCCCAATGATATTGAGCAGGGTGGATTTCCCGCAACCCGAAGGTCCCATGATGGCGACGAATTCGCCGGGCTTTACCGCGAAGTTCACGCGGTTTAAGGCGGTGGTTTCCACCTCGTCGGTGAGGAATACTTTGGTAAGATTTTCAGTTTTAAGCATGTCGTTTTTCCTGCTTTTATTTTGCTATTGAAGCAAGCACGCGATCGCCGTGCGACGGCGGCGACGAGATGACAAGGAAATGTACCGGTGCTTCTGTCGGGTTCCAAACCCGATGCACCATACCTGGCTCGACCTGAACGCCTTCACCTGCGCACAGTCGCGTCACGCCTTCGGGCGACCAGATCGAAAGCCCACCTTCCAGTACAAAGAAAAATTGGCGGCTGTGCTGATGATGGTGAGCGGTTTCAGATGTGCCCGGCGGCACCGTCTCTTGGATGACCGCTAGGGAGTCGCTTTTCATCAGATGCCACCCATCGCAGCCGTCGCCCCACGCGTAATGTTCGGCGGTGTGTTTACTGATCGGTTTCATGGGTTCCTTCCTTCATCCACTTCATAGAAGTCAAAGAACGTGACGATGTCGGAGCGGTGCGCAAGACCGCTCGCAGCCTTGTAAGCTTCCAGTTCTTGCGTCGAGCCGTCGTCTTCGTCACGCCAGCCTCGTTTCAGCATGAACTTGTTCCAGATCAGAACCTGCTCGTCGTTAGGTTGCCGCCCCTTGACAAAACACCACGCGAGAATTTCGTCGTCGCTGCCGCCAGTCAACACGCGCTCGCGTAATGCCGCGTAGCTTACGCCAAGAAACCGGCTACAGCGCCCATCGAAGCCAACGCCGAGGTTTGCGTGAAAGTCATTGCGTAGTTTGCCGGCGGCGTGGAGGCGAATCTTGTCGAGCATTCGCGCGAAATACACAATGTCTCCGGTGAGGTCATAGGCGCTGCGGGGGACGTTTTGGGGACTCATGACATTCCTTTAGATTCGTTCGCTGTTTCACTTCAAAACCCCATCTTCGCCTTCCACGCTTTAGCGGTGGCTTCGTCGGGCAGCCAGTTGGCGGTGGCGGGGTCGCCTTTGAAATCGGCGAATGGAGTGATGGTGACGGACTTCAACTGGAAGTGTTCGACCTTCTTTTCGGCATCCCATTGGTGATCGTACTCGCAGGTGCCGATCCAGCCGGATTCGCGCGGCAAGGGTTTGAGTTCGGGTGCCTTGTCGATAACGAGCGGCGCCGGGAGGCGCTTCTCGGTGATGCAGGTAATCCACTGCCAGATTAACTCGTGGTTCTTGACGTCGGTATGCTTCGAGGCGGGGAAGATGTAGCTGGCCTGGAGTGCCCCGAGCGCATTGCAGGCGCGGACCGCGAGGCCGGTATCGGTGGCCTCGAACGGCGGCCGCTTCTTGTCATAATACTGCTCGAATTCGACCGTTTCGCAGAGTCCGGGGACTTTGAAGAAGGCTTCCTTGTGGGCTGACTCCGAGACTTCCTTGAAGGTGAGCGTGCAGTGCAGCGGGAAGAATCCAATCGTCCGTTCCGGCACTGAAAGGGCGATGGCCATGGCGCAGCGTCCGCCCCACGACAAGCCGGTGGGCAACAGGCTGGCGTAGGCGAGTTCCGGATGACTGCTCTGTTTCGCAACGGACTCCAGCGCGAGCAACATATCCTTCGCTGCCTCGTCGCGAGTCTTGTCGCTATCCTCGTTGAAGATGCGATAGGCCATCAACGCGAAATTCATCTTCTCGGCGAACTGCCGGTAGCCCAGATCCTCGCTGAAATAGATCGCCTTGTCGGTCGAGTAAATCGGCACGACGAT
This genomic interval carries:
- a CDS encoding cupin domain-containing protein produces the protein MKPISKHTAEHYAWGDGCDGWHLMKSDSLAVIQETVPPGTSETAHHHQHSRQFFFVLEGGLSIWSPEGVTRLCAGEGVQVEPGMVHRVWNPTEAPVHFLVISSPPSHGDRVLASIAK
- a CDS encoding efflux RND transporter periplasmic adaptor subunit, whose translation is MDKPIDPGIKRKKRLIRYAIAGTALLAVLFYCLHQNVGSQVQVDQTKITRAKVKKDIFQDEIAVLGAVEPIQTVFLDATEGGRVEEIFIREGAAVKKGDPILRITNDKLLLEISSYETEVARAVNDLKSLRVTMENQLYNNQSQLVQYYYDLCKLGRDVTNNEQLVQTQIISQDDRQTTRENYDRKQKLYELLAIKSVLDSNSMTARITASEESVESMQRNLAINRSRLDKLTIKAPVDGELATLNPELGQVIAYGAPIGTINILDAYKLRADVDEHFISRVKLKLQASCEFSGQEYPAAVSKIYPEVKSGKFSVNLVFSGKVPPEIRIGQTSRIRLELGQSQTAILIPRGGFYSSTGGQWIYVVNPQTQIAIKRNIRIGRQNPAFYEVLEGLEPGEEAITSGYETLGNMEKILLK
- a CDS encoding DUF5069 domain-containing protein, yielding MSPQNVPRSAYDLTGDIVYFARMLDKIRLHAAGKLRNDFHANLGVGFDGRCSRFLGVSYAALRERVLTGGSDDEILAWCFVKGRQPNDEQVLIWNKFMLKRGWRDEDDGSTQELEAYKAASGLAHRSDIVTFFDFYEVDEGRNP
- a CDS encoding NPCBM/NEW2 domain-containing protein, with the translated sequence MNTTQRNFIQMAALAGAKLKRLFLAMAGLAMGGWSAVAAQTNWLTELDLSHLHVEGWRKPAADRSFSGKPLMIGGQKFERGIGTRATTTLWVELDGQAEEFAASVGVDDAAGNPAAAVTFAIYGDGRKLWESGVMKHGTPAKAVNLDLKGVRSLLLMTDHADESHPFNHADWADARFLINGDKPHTVAAPHEEAVMLTPKPPREPRINGPKVYGCRPGNPFIYRIPTTGDRPMQFSAESLPAGLQLDAVSGIITGSAPQRGSYTLTVRARNGAGETSRPFKIISGDTLALTPPMGWNHWYAHYNRVTDAMMREAADVMVKTGMADVGYSYVNIDDCWMNASPDAKRKPDPLRLGPLRDMQGNLVPNKHFPDLRAMTDYIHAKGLKAGIYSSPGPLTCAGYAGSYEHEALDARQFASWGFDFLKYDWCSYKTIAKEDKSLAALKKPFQLMGDCLRQQQRDIVFNLCQYGMGNVWEWGAEVGGHSWRTADDLGAELNRIFAVALKNAAYRQWSKPGAWNDPDYIQIGRIGDARTGGELKPCPLTPTEQYSFMSLWCLMASPLFYSGDMSRIDAFTLNVLCNPEVIEVNQDPLGESARVVPLTPETFLMIKNLEDGSQAVGLCNRGEIAADLTVQWKDLGLNGRQNLRDLWRQRDLGVHDSQFKATVPRHGVLLLRLRAAIP
- a CDS encoding ABC transporter permease, which codes for MKLDIMLHHYLTVTSRNLRKHKSFSLINILGLALAMTACVFIFIYVHYETHYDTFWGQSAQIYRVVHDRYQNGALSFKSARAFYNMGRTLKDKLPEVAGGTEIFRDIISVSTPENRIQDISMFGAEDSFFEVFQFPFVVKKAANPLTDLHSAILSESAAIKLFGTAQAIGKWFKVNESWEFEVTGVFKDLPPNTHLAFDLLLSRKTYFYYFSKRGGPRGRADAQDEEKFRVMKPVTDWDFGSQGHFAYLLLRPNSDARHVEEKINQLKTDYLKKVTQDGTRIDFFLQPVRDIHLHSNRTGEVVANGDYRSVLATGILGLVILVIAWINFINLTLARSLERAREMAIRKVAGASRRELIVQHLVEYGVINVLSASLAVLLVAALSRAVFGLLERKVALSTLVLDPGFLVVAAGVFFAGIILSGFYPAFIQSSYDTMLLFKPKHKFSVHKLDPRKLLVVCQFAVSIILIIGVITIYRQINFMRNQALGINIERTLVTYSSMNDIGTAKRITSLQTYKNKVRALPEVEAITTASALPGKEIIWQRQDIRKANDLPDTKNNYTYAYVDHDFIPTFKLTLRAGRNFSDNTAAEAATIIVNEAAVKQLGFAEARTAVDSFIWIGTKQFQIVGVVNDYHQESLRKEIRPVVYYCGYKWLYDVGYYAIKFKSQDIHATVEAIRGIWKEIYPLDTFEYRFLDEAFDQQYRSDRQFGTLFTLFTLLAVFIACLGLYGLAAHSIQKRTKEIGIRKVNGATAGEIILMLTGEFAKWVAVAFVIACPIAYLVMNNWLQNFAYRTNLSWLTFATAGLAALLIAMATVFYQAYAAATRNPVEALRYE
- a CDS encoding ABC transporter ATP-binding protein — protein: MLKTENLTKVFLTDEVETTALNRVNFAVKPGEFVAIMGPSGCGKSTLLNIIGLLDNPTDGNYLFDGTDVARLKESERTYLRKGKIGFVFQSFNLIDELTVSENIELPLLYLKAAATERKQKVDAVMERLGITARRSHFPQQLSGGQQQRVAIARAVVAGPKLILADEPTGNLDSAHGHEVMHLLAKLNAEGTTIVMVTHSPTDSKRAHRIVQLFDGQIATGSVEKPF